ATACTGTTAGGATCTTTTTTGAACGCTTCCATTAAATCTTGCAAATTTTTATAGGGTGAATCTTCTCGAACCGCGATCATGCCGTAATCGCTACCAACACTGGCTAACCAACGCACATCATTTTCGTTATAACGGCCAAATTTTCCTTGTGCGAGATTAAGTAAAGAACCGCCAGAGAATGCGACAATGGTACCTGGCTCGGCTGGGCGTTGTGCTACGATAGCATTGTAAGCAACAGCACCAATACCACCGGGCATATAGGTGACCCGCATTGGTTTTTCTATTTCTTTTGTTTCAAGCATAGATACTTGAACTAATTTACAGGTTAAATCGAAACCACCACCGGGTTTCGCTGGAGCAATACACTCTGTACGATCAGGTAGGGCACTGGCTTGCTGTAAGCTGGCAAAAAATAGGGCGGTCGCAACAGTGGTTAATGATAATTTTTTCATTTTTTTTCCTCACGAAATCAAATAAAGAGATGTCATTGTTGTTTTTCTCGCCAACATCATGGGCTCACTAAGCTTTCATTTACCTTTCATTAACAAACTAAGTTATTTTTTTGTGATGAATATCAGATTGTTTATTATTAATTATTTTTAATTGTTAATTTAATGTTAATTTATGTGCGTGAGGTATTCCTGTGAGCTGGATTGGAAATATTATGCTTAAGTCTTTCATTACGTAGAGGTTAATGCGAACGTATACGCAAAATCTGCTTAAATGAGTGCATGAACAATGAGAATTTTGCTAGTGGAAGATCACGATGAGTTGTCATTGTGGTTACAAAAAGCACTTAGCTCGACAGGGTTTGCGGTGGATATCGCGAGTGATGGCGCCATAGCCGATCAACTATTACAAACAGAAAGTTATTCGCTGGTGGTGTTGGATGTTTCTTTGCCAAGACTAAATGGCTTAGAGGTACTGGCACAAATGCGTAAACGTGGACAAGAGCTGCCCGTTTTATTATTGACAGCCAACTCGGATGTTGCAGATAGAGTCAAAGGGCTCAATGCAGGTGCTGATGATTATGTGACTAAGCCTTTTGATTTAGCTGAATTGGAAGCACGAATTAGAGCGCTGTTACGTCGTAGTCAAGGGCAGGTCAATGAACAGCAACGTTTTGGTTCACTTTGCTATCATGAAGATGGTTATTTTTTGCTTAACCAAGAACCACTTGCCTTAACACCAAGGGAGTTTGCTGTACTCAATACCTTATTCAATCGCCGTGGGCGTCCTGTTTCAAAAACACAATTGTTTGAGCAGGTTTTTTCCCTCTCCGATGAAGCTAATTTACAGAGTATTGAATTATATGTGCATCGCGTCAGAAAAAAACTTTCGGGGACAGATGTCAATATTAGTACTCTTCGCGGATTAGGATACCGACTAGAGCAGTGTAGTGTATGAAATTAGTCTCTCATCCACACTCTCTCTTTCATCAGTTGCTGCTCTTTTTCGGTATCCCCCTTATTGTTTTGGGGGCTTTTACAGTCTACACCCATTATTACAGCGCCAAAAATGCGGCGAACCAAGCTTATGATCGCACTTTGCTTTCTTCCGCGAGGACAGTGGCTGAACGTATACAAGTGCAAGATGGTCATTTAATCGTTGATGTGCCTTATGTTGTCTTAGACAGTTTTGAGCGCAACATTAATGACCGCTTATTCTATCAAGTCATCTCTCCAAGTGGTGAAACCATTTCAGGTTATAATGATTTACCTGAGATCCCCCCGCATTGGTTGCGTTCTCAGCTGTATACGGCACTGGTTTATTTTTACGATGCTGAATACAAAGGTTTACCGATCCGTGTTGCCTCATTTTATCAACCCGTGAATGAAGGCGGCATGATGGGAATGGTAGAGATCCGTGTGGCAGAGACAGTCGCATCACGACACGAATTTGCACGCCAATTACTCATTTCATCCTTAATGAGCCAAGGAACTGTGGTATTTTTGACCTTGGTTCTAGCTTATCTATTATTGAGCCGCCTATTAACCCCACTCAAAAAATTATCTTATTTGATGATGGGGCGTTCTGCAAATGACCTAACACCTATACCCGATGTATTACCATGGTCAGAGTTATCACCGCTTGTAGATGCATTAAATCGTTATATTGAAAGATTAAAAAGAATGGTGAAGCGCCAAGAGCGTTTTAGTGCCGATGCCTCTCATCAATTAAAAACGCCCTTAACCGTTTTGAAAACACAAGTGTCTGTGGCATTGAATAGCAATGATGAACAACAACGACAGCAAAGTTTACATGCCATTAATAACACGTTGGATAGTACTATTGCCTTAACTGATAGGTTATTGCAGCTAGCACGTTTAAAAGCACATGAAAAAGAAGCTATCCGCCAATATCGAGCAATCAATTTTGTTGAGTTGGTTCAGCAGGCTTGTTTTACTCGCCTAGGGCAAGCTGAAAGTAAAGGTATTGATTTAGGTTATGAGGGGGAAGAACAATCATGGATCAAAGGAGAGCCAATTTTGCTTTCTGAAATGTGCGCCAATTTAATTGATAATGCGATTAAATATACCCCTACCAATGGCATAGTAACGGTACGAATACTCTTCAGTGAAGACAAGCAGCATACTATTTTGGAAGTAGAAGACTCAGGCCCCGGTATTCCCGATAAAAAAATAACGCGTTCTATGGAAGCATTTACACGATTAAATAATGCATTAGCGATGGAAGGCTCTGGACTTGGCCTTGCATTGGTAAAAGATATTGCGATTTACCACGGCACGGAATTGCAATTATTGAAAGGGACGGAATTGGGTGGGCTACTGGCTAGGGTGGTGTTTCAAACTAGCCCGTGATGAATAGGGGATAGAGCACTAATAGCATTAAATTCGCTGTAATAGTTCGGGTTTGATCGGATACCGTTATGGCACAAAACTCAATCTAATCTGACTGCGAAAAGCGGACTTAGTGGCTTCGAAAGGCTGGATGCATTAAATATCTAACTAAAATGTTTACTCAGGTAGCTTGTAGATATTAGCGTTCCAGTAACTGTTGTGTCAGAAACGGACATTAGAGAAAATGTGATGCGTTAATTGATGATGGTCAGTTTATGCTCAGTTCTCCGTGTTATATGCAGAATTCAGTGCAGAACCGAATCAATAATATTCATAATTTCAGTGAATTAACTCTGAATGGCTTTTAATTGGTTGCTTCGCATAACACCCGGTGGATACCCAATGATACGCTTAAAAGCTCTGCTAAATGCTGCCTGTGAGGCATAGCCGAGACGTAAAGCTGCCGTGTCGATTGAGACTTTATCGTGAATAATCCAGTGAACAGCGAGGCGCATTCGTACTTCCCTTGCATAGCGCTGGGGAGGTATTCCAATGATTGATGTAAAGCGTTCAGCGAAAACAGAACGTGAAACATGAGACTGGGCAGCAAGCTCTGCAACAGACCACTCTCGACTTGTATCGCGATGGATGGTCAGAATGGCACGGGCAAGCCGCGGATCACGTAGCGCGGCGATAAGGCCAGCGGCATTTTCACTGCCGTTTTCTATCCATCCACGAACGATCATGGCAGCAGCCACTTCTGCTAGGCGTGCCAGAATGCCCGCGAAGCCAGCACGCCCGGAACAAATTTCAAATTTCATTGCATCCAGAATGGGAACCAGTCCCGGATATACCTTTTCGTTTGCTTCCACCACTATGGCTTGCGGCATCAGTTTACCCAAGCCCTGCATTCCACCAAGATCGAACTCCATACAGCCATAAAACAGAACTGTGCTGGGAGTCGGATGCGTACTGGGACAGGTATTGATTCCGCTGACAGCCTCTCCTAAAGGCGCAGAGCCTAACGTATCGATATGTTGAATTGCACAGCTGACATCCGATATAAGCTGATGCTCCTCACCCTGTGGCATAAATACCATGCTTCCGGCTTTCAGCTTGTGAAGCACACCATCGTTTGTACGAAGCAAAGCAGTTCCCACAGCGATGTAATGAAAATAGGCATGGCCCGGTTTATTACTAAAACCGACACCAAATTCAGTTCCAGTCAGTAAGCGGCGGTACTGTACGCCACATAGGCGCATTTCAAGCAATAGTTCACTGATGAGTTCGGATGACAGAGCAAAATGTTTATTCACATGTATTTCCGGCGTTTCGGGTAAAAAATCAGGATGTAACATCATAGAGCATCCGGCTTCACAGCTCTAGACTTGGAACCTAAATTTTTTCCTGAAAAGAGTATGTTATGAGAAATGAAGCACCTGAAGCCATATCTGCTAGTCTGAATAGTTCAGAGCCTAAAGAATCCGCATGGATAGCTGTTATTTCGCTGACGATGGGGGTGTTTGGATTGCTGACCGCAGAATACCTCCCAGCTAGCTTGCTGACACCTATGGCCGCTGATCTTGGTGTTACCGAAGCCCTTGCAGGTCAGGCTGTGACGATAACAGCAGTGGTAGCACTGTTTGCTGGCCTGATAGTTCCCCGTCTGACGCGCAATTATGATCGCCGAAATGTCTTGCTTGGTTTTACCGTGCTAATGATTGCTTCCAACCTGCTTGTGGCACTTTCATCGAGCCTGTCAATCTTACTTGTAATGCGCATTCTGTTGGGTATAGCTCTGGGTGGGTTCTGGAGTATGGCAGCTGCCGTAGCTATGCGGCTGGTTCCTGCAAAAAGAGTGCCGCGTGCTCTCTCCATTATTTTTAGTGGTATTGCCGTCGGAACAGTCGTTTCGATTCCGCTGGGAAGCTACTTAGGTGGGCTTTATGGATGGCGCAGTGCTTTTATCGCTGCAACTGGAGTAGGCGTGCTGACACTCATTTTTCAGTTGTTTACGCTTCCTAGAATGGCTCCACGTAGAATGATGGCAACTGCGACTATCTTGGATGTGCTTCGCCGCCCAGGCGTTGCGATCGGAATGACTGGATGTGTTATTGTACATACTGGTCAGTATGCGATGTTTACCTATATTCGACCGGCTCTTGAAAATATTACTCAGCTTGATGTAGATCATTTATCTTTAATCCTGCTTGGATTCGGCGTGGCTAATTTTATCGGAACGCTACTGACTGGTTGGCTAATGGAAAGAAGTTTGCGTTTTACGCTGATACTGATGCCAGCACTTGTCGGTTTGGCAGCACTGGGCATGATTTTATTGCCCCTGAACGAAAATGGATTGATATTGTTTGTTGCGTTATGGGTGATGGCTTTTGGTGGCGTTCCCGTGGCGTGGTCAAACTGGGTAGCACGTTCCGTTCCCGATCAGGCTGAAACAGCAGGGGGTATGGTAGTGGCAGCAGTACAGTCTTCAATTGCTGCTGGAGCTGCACTAGGAGGCTTACTCTTTAGCATCAGCGGCGTGATAGGGGTTTTCATCACCGCTGGTTGCGTAATGTTTCTTGCCACGCTCGTTATTGGACTAAAAGTGAAGATCCGATGACCTGAGCATTTTGAATATGCTTCCTGTTTTAATAATGGCCAGTAGGATCCGATGGCTGGCCTGAATAGAAGCATTAAAATTTCCCCATGGCTTGCCGACTAATTTGTTATCCGCTCCTCGCTCATGGCTGACCGCTGAAACTCGCTTAGGGTAGTCCTGTGCCAAAGCGGGCTGTTACAAAATTTCTATAAGTTCAAATTCCTCAAAGATAAGCTCCATTTCTTCAGAATAAGAGCCTTCACGTTCAAAATAACGCTTATGGCCTTCTTGCCAATACTCCAGACTTAAATCACCTTCACCTTCTTTACTGGCGAGTTCACGGGTCATTTCATTGAAGCGGATGACTTGCATCTTGAGGGTTCTGATTACGCACATTGGCTGTCCGGCTCCGTTAAGAATGATATTATAACTGCCAACGTAGGGGGCTTCGCCTCGCTTATATTCATGCTGAAAAGATGCTATCGAAGAACATGTCGCTGTTTTAATTCCACTCAAAACCAGTTGTACGAGTTCGTCAGCAAGTTCTGGGCTATCACCAAATTGCCATACAAGTGCATCGGGATAAATATTTTTTAATTCTTCGAGCTTTGTCATTTTCAGCCTTTGTTAATTTAATCTTCTTAGTGGAAGTGAACTCTTTCCAATCAATATGAACGATCTCATTCAAAAAATCATCTTTGTTGCACTGTTACGTGCATCAGCTCTTCACTTAAATTAGACACTTGAGCGCTGTTTGAGGGCTGTTTAGTGTCAAAATGTTTAATTCAATGTATTGTACTTTATATCGCTCATCTGACTGTGATGAGAAATCCCCTATGTTATGATTGCTGAATTAACTATTGTGTTATGAGGAACGCTGCCCCTGATTTTATACTACCGCTGACCTGCGACAGAGGATCCCGACAAAAGAGAGTGACATCATGAAATCTACCGATGAAATCCGCTTTGCTGAGTGGCAAATTTGTCCTCAATTGAGGATCCTGCTGCATCGCGGTAAACCGGTTAAAATTTCTGCCAGAGCCTTTGATGTGCTGGTTGCTCTGGTCAGTGCACAAGGCC
This portion of the Providencia manganoxydans genome encodes:
- a CDS encoding AraC family transcriptional regulator, which produces MMLHPDFLPETPEIHVNKHFALSSELISELLLEMRLCGVQYRRLLTGTEFGVGFSNKPGHAYFHYIAVGTALLRTNDGVLHKLKAGSMVFMPQGEEHQLISDVSCAIQHIDTLGSAPLGEAVSGINTCPSTHPTPSTVLFYGCMEFDLGGMQGLGKLMPQAIVVEANEKVYPGLVPILDAMKFEICSGRAGFAGILARLAEVAAAMIVRGWIENGSENAAGLIAALRDPRLARAILTIHRDTSREWSVAELAAQSHVSRSVFAERFTSIIGIPPQRYAREVRMRLAVHWIIHDKVSIDTAALRLGYASQAAFSRAFKRIIGYPPGVMRSNQLKAIQS
- a CDS encoding sensor histidine kinase; this translates as MKLVSHPHSLFHQLLLFFGIPLIVLGAFTVYTHYYSAKNAANQAYDRTLLSSARTVAERIQVQDGHLIVDVPYVVLDSFERNINDRLFYQVISPSGETISGYNDLPEIPPHWLRSQLYTALVYFYDAEYKGLPIRVASFYQPVNEGGMMGMVEIRVAETVASRHEFARQLLISSLMSQGTVVFLTLVLAYLLLSRLLTPLKKLSYLMMGRSANDLTPIPDVLPWSELSPLVDALNRYIERLKRMVKRQERFSADASHQLKTPLTVLKTQVSVALNSNDEQQRQQSLHAINNTLDSTIALTDRLLQLARLKAHEKEAIRQYRAINFVELVQQACFTRLGQAESKGIDLGYEGEEQSWIKGEPILLSEMCANLIDNAIKYTPTNGIVTVRILFSEDKQHTILEVEDSGPGIPDKKITRSMEAFTRLNNALAMEGSGLGLALVKDIAIYHGTELQLLKGTELGGLLARVVFQTSP
- a CDS encoding MFS transporter; amino-acid sequence: MRNEAPEAISASLNSSEPKESAWIAVISLTMGVFGLLTAEYLPASLLTPMAADLGVTEALAGQAVTITAVVALFAGLIVPRLTRNYDRRNVLLGFTVLMIASNLLVALSSSLSILLVMRILLGIALGGFWSMAAAVAMRLVPAKRVPRALSIIFSGIAVGTVVSIPLGSYLGGLYGWRSAFIAATGVGVLTLIFQLFTLPRMAPRRMMATATILDVLRRPGVAIGMTGCVIVHTGQYAMFTYIRPALENITQLDVDHLSLILLGFGVANFIGTLLTGWLMERSLRFTLILMPALVGLAALGMILLPLNENGLILFVALWVMAFGGVPVAWSNWVARSVPDQAETAGGMVVAAVQSSIAAGAALGGLLFSISGVIGVFITAGCVMFLATLVIGLKVKIR
- a CDS encoding ASCH domain-containing protein, whose protein sequence is MTKLEELKNIYPDALVWQFGDSPELADELVQLVLSGIKTATCSSIASFQHEYKRGEAPYVGSYNIILNGAGQPMCVIRTLKMQVIRFNEMTRELASKEGEGDLSLEYWQEGHKRYFEREGSYSEEMELIFEEFELIEIL
- the tctD gene encoding transcriptional regulator TctD, with product MRILLVEDHDELSLWLQKALSSTGFAVDIASDGAIADQLLQTESYSLVVLDVSLPRLNGLEVLAQMRKRGQELPVLLLTANSDVADRVKGLNAGADDYVTKPFDLAELEARIRALLRRSQGQVNEQQRFGSLCYHEDGYFLLNQEPLALTPREFAVLNTLFNRRGRPVSKTQLFEQVFSLSDEANLQSIELYVHRVRKKLSGTDVNISTLRGLGYRLEQCSV